One segment of Clostridium botulinum DNA contains the following:
- a CDS encoding DJ-1 family glyoxalase III, translating to MKKACVLLAEGFEEVEALTISDIIRRADMVCDLVSINEEFVTSSHGVTIKADKIFKSDMEYDLVALPGGMPGAKNLRDDERVIEFVKKHDKQGKIIGAICAAPIVLGKAGVTNERNITSYPGFEDELINCNYKENNVVVDGNIITSRGPATAIEFAYKLIEKLGYDKVEELAKSMLYK from the coding sequence ATGAAAAAGGCATGCGTATTATTAGCAGAAGGTTTTGAAGAGGTTGAGGCATTAACTATATCTGATATTATAAGAAGAGCTGATATGGTTTGTGATTTAGTTTCGATAAATGAAGAATTTGTAACTTCTTCTCATGGAGTTACAATAAAAGCAGATAAGATATTTAAGTCTGATATGGAATATGATCTGGTAGCACTTCCAGGTGGTATGCCTGGAGCAAAAAACTTAAGAGATGATGAAAGAGTTATAGAATTTGTTAAGAAGCATGATAAACAAGGCAAGATAATAGGTGCTATATGTGCAGCTCCTATAGTACTTGGAAAAGCAGGGGTAACAAATGAAAGAAATATAACTTCATATCCTGGATTTGAAGATGAACTTATAAATTGTAACTACAAAGAAAATAATGTTGTTGTTGATGGTAATATAATAACTAGTAGAGGTCCAGCAACAGCTATAGAATTTGCTTATAAGTTAATAGAAAAATTGGGATACGATAAAGTAGAAGAGTTAGCTAAGTCTATGCTATATAAATAA
- the recJ gene encoding single-stranded-DNA-specific exonuclease RecJ, whose translation MKERWFVKNIKADYKNISKKYGISELITRLMINRNIVEDDMIKNYINPNYSNFHDPYEMKDIEKAAKILKEKIELKEKIRIIGDYDVDGVISVYILYTALKKCGANVDYEIPDRIKDGYGINKKIILEAKNDEVDTLLTCDNGISAIEQIKYAKELGMTVIVTDHHDIPFVEDEKGDRIFISSEADSIINPKQIECGYKFDKICGAGVAFKLIEVLYEKMKISKEELYRLIEFVAIATVCDVVDLIDENRIFVKNGLKMINNTTNLGLKYLMKETKMDGKEISTYHLGFVIGPCINASGRLDSAKKGLKLLLSQDEEEALNLAKELVELNDERKSMTSEGVEKAIEIIEGSTMKDDKIFVIYIPQVHESLAGIIAGRIREKYNVPTIILTKAEEGVKGSGRSIEEYNMFEELLTCKDLLNKFGGHPMAAGLSLNENNIDLLREGLNRNTKLTEEELIPKITIDLPLVLENINYDMINDLELLEPFGKGNSKPLFGAKNVNAVKAMVLGQNKNVLKIKLKTTSGRVIDSIYFGDIEEFEQYITKKYNYEELQKLYGGEFNSVNLDLVFYPSINEYNGNISIQIVIQNYR comes from the coding sequence ATGAAAGAAAGATGGTTTGTAAAAAATATTAAAGCCGATTATAAGAACATATCTAAAAAATATGGTATTAGTGAATTAATAACTCGATTAATGATAAATAGAAATATTGTAGAAGATGATATGATAAAAAATTATATAAACCCTAATTATAGTAACTTTCATGATCCATATGAAATGAAAGATATAGAAAAGGCTGCTAAAATATTAAAAGAAAAAATAGAGCTTAAAGAAAAAATTAGAATAATTGGTGATTATGATGTTGATGGAGTAATTAGTGTTTATATATTATATACAGCACTTAAAAAATGCGGTGCAAATGTTGATTATGAAATACCTGATAGGATAAAGGATGGCTATGGTATAAATAAAAAAATAATACTTGAAGCTAAGAATGATGAAGTAGATACTTTGTTAACATGTGATAATGGAATTTCTGCAATAGAACAGATAAAATATGCTAAAGAACTAGGTATGACAGTAATAGTAACAGATCATCATGATATTCCTTTCGTTGAAGATGAAAAAGGAGATAGAATTTTTATATCATCAGAAGCAGATTCAATAATTAATCCTAAACAAATTGAGTGTGGATACAAATTTGATAAAATATGTGGTGCTGGTGTGGCATTTAAACTAATTGAAGTTTTATATGAAAAAATGAAAATTTCTAAGGAAGAACTTTATAGGCTAATAGAATTTGTTGCTATAGCAACTGTGTGTGATGTTGTAGATTTAATTGATGAAAACAGGATATTTGTTAAAAATGGATTAAAGATGATAAATAATACTACAAATTTAGGATTAAAATATTTAATGAAAGAAACTAAGATGGATGGTAAGGAAATTTCAACTTATCATTTGGGTTTTGTTATAGGACCATGTATAAATGCCTCTGGAAGATTAGATTCAGCTAAAAAGGGTTTAAAATTATTATTATCTCAAGATGAAGAGGAAGCTTTGAATTTAGCAAAAGAGTTAGTTGAATTAAATGATGAAAGAAAAAGTATGACTAGTGAAGGTGTAGAAAAAGCTATAGAAATTATAGAAGGTAGCACTATGAAAGATGACAAGATATTTGTTATATATATTCCTCAAGTTCATGAAAGTTTAGCCGGAATAATAGCGGGAAGAATAAGGGAAAAATATAATGTTCCTACAATAATTCTTACAAAAGCTGAAGAGGGTGTCAAAGGTTCGGGAAGATCAATAGAAGAATATAATATGTTTGAAGAATTGTTAACATGTAAAGACTTGTTAAATAAATTTGGAGGACATCCAATGGCAGCTGGTTTATCTTTAAATGAAAATAATATAGATTTACTTAGAGAAGGACTTAATAGAAACACGAAATTAACAGAAGAGGAACTTATTCCTAAAATAACAATAGATTTACCTTTGGTATTAGAAAATATTAATTATGATATGATAAATGATTTAGAACTTTTAGAACCTTTTGGAAAAGGAAATTCAAAACCGCTGTTTGGAGCCAAAAATGTTAATGCAGTAAAAGCTATGGTACTTGGACAAAATAAAAATGTATTAAAAATAAAATTGAAAACTACTAGTGGAAGAGTAATAGATTCAATTTATTTTGGTGATATTGAAGAATTTGAACAATATATAACAAAGAAATATAATTATGAAGAATTACAAAAATTATATGGTGGAGAATTTAATTCGGTAAACTTAGATCTAGTCTTTTATCCAAGTATAAATGAATACAATGGAAACATAAGTATTCAAATAGTTATCCAAAATTATAGATAA
- a CDS encoding acetyl-CoA hydrolase/transferase family protein: MNYSEQLNNKTITVEKALSLVKSNDEIVTSLGPCEATLFMSKLHEIRDRVENVTVVSMLSALDYKYHTDPSMAGHFINESTFFAGPARKAHSTGLVSYIPTHLRYAGINRLDYKTPNIFVGAVTPMDKHGFFSLSLSTVYERDSLEKADIVIFEVNKNLPRIFGDTSVHISQVDYVYESNEKVPELSPKEPSEKDFIIGQYIADLVDDGATIQLGIGGIPNAVAKSLMTKKDLGIHTEMITEGVVDLFEAGVVNNSKKTLHKNKIIGAFAFGSQRLYDFLDDNPCVEMKRCSYVNNPYTLAKNSKMTSINTSLSVDLTGQCASESLGFKQYSGTGGQTDTGIGAQMSPGGKSIIALYSTAKNGTISSIVPSHYMGAAITYSRNDVQYIVTEYGVANLRGKSIRERVDSLIAIAHPDFRQELKKEAVKNRIW, translated from the coding sequence ATGAATTATTCAGAACAATTAAACAACAAAACTATAACTGTGGAAAAAGCTTTATCACTTGTAAAATCAAATGATGAAATCGTTACTTCATTAGGACCTTGTGAAGCAACACTATTTATGTCAAAGCTTCATGAAATAAGAGATCGAGTAGAAAATGTAACTGTAGTTAGTATGCTTAGTGCTTTAGATTATAAATACCATACTGATCCAAGTATGGCTGGACATTTTATAAATGAATCTACATTTTTTGCTGGACCGGCTAGAAAAGCTCATTCAACAGGTTTAGTTTCATATATACCAACTCATCTTAGATATGCTGGTATCAACAGACTTGATTACAAAACACCTAATATATTTGTTGGTGCTGTTACACCAATGGACAAGCATGGTTTCTTCTCATTATCACTTTCTACTGTATATGAAAGAGATTCTTTAGAAAAAGCTGATATAGTTATATTTGAAGTAAATAAAAACTTACCTAGAATATTTGGAGATACTTCAGTTCATATCAGCCAAGTAGATTATGTATATGAAAGTAATGAAAAAGTACCAGAATTATCTCCTAAAGAACCTTCTGAAAAGGATTTTATAATTGGTCAATATATAGCAGATTTAGTTGATGACGGTGCTACTATCCAACTTGGAATTGGTGGAATTCCAAACGCTGTTGCTAAATCATTAATGACAAAAAAAGATTTAGGAATACACACTGAAATGATTACTGAAGGTGTAGTTGATTTATTTGAAGCTGGAGTTGTTAACAATAGCAAAAAGACACTTCATAAAAATAAAATCATAGGTGCTTTCGCATTTGGATCACAAAGATTATATGACTTTTTAGATGATAATCCTTGTGTAGAAATGAAAAGATGTTCTTATGTTAATAATCCTTACACTTTAGCTAAAAACAGTAAGATGACATCTATAAACACATCTCTTTCTGTAGATTTAACTGGTCAATGTGCTTCTGAAAGTTTAGGCTTTAAACAATACAGTGGAACTGGTGGACAAACTGACACAGGAATTGGTGCACAAATGAGTCCTGGTGGAAAATCTATAATCGCTTTATACTCTACTGCTAAGAATGGTACTATCTCTAGTATCGTACCTAGTCATTATATGGGGGCAGCTATTACATATTCTAGAAATGATGTTCAATATATTGTTACTGAATATGGAGTTGCTAACCTTCGTGGAAAAAGTATTAGAGAAAGGGTTGATAGCTTAATTGCTATAGCTCATCCTGACTTTAGACAAGAACTTAAGAAGGAAGCTGTTAAGAATAGAATTTGGTAG
- a CDS encoding alpha/beta-type small acid-soluble spore protein encodes MNNNTGNNNNIVPEAKGKLAQFKNEVANEMGVPFKEYNGDLSSKQCGSVGGEMVKRMVQQYENNI; translated from the coding sequence ATGAATAATAATACTGGAAACAATAACAATATAGTACCAGAAGCAAAAGGTAAATTAGCACAATTCAAAAATGAAGTTGCTAATGAAATGGGTGTACCATTTAAAGAATATAATGGAGACCTAAGTTCAAAACAATGCGGAAGTGTTGGTGGCGAAATGGTTAAGAGAATGGTACAACAATACGAAAATAATATCTAA
- a CDS encoding undecaprenyldiphospho-muramoylpentapeptide beta-N-acetylglucosaminyltransferase: MYKYKVIMTGGGTAGHVTPNLALVPALKENGFEVKYIGSKDGIEKEIIKNNNIPYFQISSGKLRRYFDLKNFSDPFKVLKGIKDANKILKKEKPDVVFSKGGFVAVPVVIAAHLRKIPVVAHESDMTPGLANKLSAPFCSKLCVTFRESLKYIKDNKGVLTGSPIRTEILNGSKEKGLEICNFNKSKEVILIMGGSLGSKIINDEIRGNLELLLKDFNIIHICGKGNLDNNLLDKVGYKQFEYVSEELPDLMSAADYIISRAGANSIFEFLALRKPMLLIPLSKKASRGDQILNANSFKNEGYALVLNEEELINSTLYNKILELKSNKKNIINAMNNMNGKNSIDLIIEVILKSIKEY; this comes from the coding sequence GTGTATAAATATAAAGTAATAATGACTGGTGGAGGTACTGCTGGACATGTAACACCTAATTTAGCTTTAGTACCAGCGCTTAAAGAAAATGGATTTGAAGTTAAGTATATTGGAAGTAAAGATGGGATAGAAAAAGAGATAATTAAAAATAATAATATTCCTTATTTTCAAATATCATCAGGAAAGTTAAGAAGATATTTTGATTTAAAAAACTTTTCTGATCCTTTTAAGGTATTAAAGGGAATTAAAGATGCAAATAAGATACTAAAAAAAGAAAAGCCAGATGTAGTTTTTTCTAAAGGAGGCTTTGTAGCTGTTCCTGTTGTTATAGCTGCACATTTAAGAAAGATACCTGTTGTAGCACATGAATCGGATATGACACCAGGTCTTGCTAATAAATTAAGTGCACCTTTTTGCAGTAAATTATGTGTGACATTTAGAGAAAGTCTTAAGTATATAAAGGATAATAAAGGTGTGCTTACAGGAAGCCCTATAAGAACTGAAATTTTAAATGGAAGTAAAGAAAAAGGATTGGAAATTTGTAATTTTAATAAAAGCAAAGAAGTAATTTTAATAATGGGGGGAAGTTTAGGATCTAAAATAATAAATGATGAAATAAGAGGAAATTTAGAATTATTATTGAAGGATTTTAACATAATTCATATATGTGGAAAAGGAAATTTAGATAACAATCTTTTAGATAAGGTTGGATATAAACAATTTGAATATGTATCAGAAGAATTGCCGGATTTAATGAGTGCAGCTGATTATATAATATCGAGAGCTGGAGCAAATTCGATATTTGAATTTTTAGCATTAAGAAAGCCTATGCTTTTAATACCGCTTTCTAAAAAAGCTAGTAGAGGAGATCAAATATTAAATGCAAATTCTTTCAAAAATGAGGGATATGCATTAGTATTAAATGAAGAAGAACTTATAAATAGTACATTATATAATAAAATTTTAGAATTAAAGTCTAATAAAAAAAATATAATAAATGCAATGAATAATATGAATGGAAAAAATAGCATTGATTTAATTATAGAAGTAATATTAAAGAGTATTAAAGAGTATTAA
- a CDS encoding flavodoxin domain-containing protein, producing the protein MKNVSIIYWSCGGSVEIIANMIADSAEESGAKVTLKHVADATINDVLEADSVAFGSPAMDQDNIEEQEMQPFIDSLKGLSIENKKCILFGSHGWTNDMFMKLWTNTMKSYGFNCIGELVVKESPTKENLENAQLLGKKLAK; encoded by the coding sequence ATGAAAAACGTGTCAATCATTTATTGGAGTTGTGGTGGTAGTGTAGAAATAATTGCTAATATGATTGCGGATAGCGCTGAAGAATCTGGAGCAAAGGTAACTTTAAAACATGTTGCTGATGCTACTATTAATGATGTTTTAGAAGCAGATTCTGTAGCATTTGGAAGTCCTGCAATGGACCAAGATAATATAGAAGAACAGGAAATGCAACCATTTATTGATAGTTTAAAAGGTTTATCGATTGAGAATAAAAAATGTATTTTGTTTGGAAGTCATGGATGGACTAATGACATGTTTATGAAATTATGGACTAATACAATGAAATCATATGGATTTAATTGTATTGGTGAATTAGTTGTAAAAGAATCTCCAACAAAAGAAAATTTAGAAAATGCACAATTGCTAGGTAAAAAACTTGCTAAATAA
- the nifJ gene encoding pyruvate:ferredoxin (flavodoxin) oxidoreductase, translating to MRKMKTMDGNTAAAHVSYAFTEVTAIYPITPSSPMAEHVDEWVAQGRKNIFGQTVKVMEMQSEAGAAGAVHGSLQAGALTTTYTASQGLLLMIPNMYKISGEMLPGVFHVSARALATSSLNIFGDHQDVMAARQTGFAMLAEGSVQEVMDLSAVAHLTAIKSRIPFLNFFDGFRTSHEIQKIEVLDYADLAKLVDMDAVKAFRARALNPDHPVTRGTAQNADIYFQERESVNKFYNELPDMVESYMAEITKITGREYHCFDYYGAEDADRVVIAMGSVTDVAEETVDYLNAHGQKVGLVKVRLYRPFSVEKLIAAIPSTVKKIAVLDKTKEPGADGEPLYLDIRNAFYGKENAPVIIGGRFGLGSKDPNPAHIAAVYDNLAKAEPKNGFTIGIVDDVTNTSLEVTEDIDATPEGTTACKFWGLGSDGTVGANKSAIKIIGDHTDMYAQGYFFYDSKKSGGITVSHLRFGKKAIKSPYLINKADFVSCSNQSYVHKYNVLEGLKPGATFLLNTIWTPEELEEKLPASYKRFMANNNIKFYTLNAVAIAQEIGLGGRINMIMQSAFFKLANIIPVEDAVKYLKDSVVTSYGKKGEKVVNMNNAAIDKGVESIVEIKLPEAWKTAKDEEVAPLKNASEFVKNIVVPMNRQEGDSLPVSAFVGMEDGTFEAGTAAFEKRGIAVNVPEWDAEKCIQCNQCSLVCPHAAIRPILLNEAEKNAAPANATIVDAKALKSEEKLFYTMAVAPLDCSGCGNCAQICPAPGKALVMKPQESQHNQIEVWDYLVDEVSTKKNPMNKNTVKGSQFEQPLLEFSGACAGCGETPYAKLITQLFGDRMMIANATGCSSIWGGSAPSTPYTKNKEGHGPAWANSLFEDNAEYGLGMFLGVRAIRERIQERAEAAIAANDPAKAELQDWLENMNEGAGTRDRAAKLVAALEKSGTEAAKEILAEKDYFVKRSQWIFGGDGWAYDIGYGGVDHVLASGEDVNVFVFDTEVYSNTGGQSSKSTPTAAIAKFAAAGKRTKKKDLGMMAMTYGYVYVAQINMGADRNQVLKAIAEAEAYKGPSLIIAYAPCINHGIKLGMSNSQLEAKRATECGYWAMYRFNPELKGTKNPFTLDSKAPTADFKEFLMGEVRYASLAKAFPEAAEALFEKTYTDAMERLEGYKKLAE from the coding sequence ATGAGAAAAATGAAAACTATGGATGGTAATACTGCAGCAGCTCACGTATCTTATGCGTTTACAGAAGTAACTGCAATATATCCAATAACACCATCATCACCAATGGCAGAACATGTAGATGAATGGGTTGCACAAGGAAGAAAGAATATATTTGGACAAACTGTTAAAGTAATGGAGATGCAATCAGAAGCTGGAGCTGCTGGAGCAGTTCACGGTTCTTTACAAGCTGGAGCATTAACAACTACTTATACAGCTTCACAAGGTTTATTATTAATGATACCAAATATGTACAAGATATCAGGTGAAATGTTACCAGGAGTATTCCACGTTTCAGCTAGAGCTTTAGCTACATCTTCATTAAACATATTTGGAGATCATCAAGATGTTATGGCAGCAAGACAAACTGGATTTGCTATGCTTGCTGAAGGATCAGTTCAAGAAGTTATGGATTTATCAGCAGTAGCACATTTAACTGCTATAAAATCTAGAATTCCATTCTTAAACTTCTTTGATGGTTTTAGAACTTCTCACGAAATTCAAAAAATTGAAGTATTAGACTATGCTGATTTAGCTAAGTTAGTTGATATGGACGCTGTTAAAGCTTTCAGAGCAAGAGCTTTAAATCCAGATCATCCTGTAACTAGAGGAACAGCTCAAAATGCTGATATCTATTTCCAAGAAAGAGAATCAGTAAATAAATTCTACAATGAATTACCAGATATGGTTGAAAGCTATATGGCTGAAATCACTAAAATAACTGGTAGAGAATATCATTGTTTCGACTACTATGGTGCTGAAGATGCAGACAGAGTAGTTATAGCAATGGGTTCAGTAACAGATGTAGCTGAAGAAACTGTAGATTACTTAAATGCACATGGACAAAAAGTTGGTCTTGTTAAAGTAAGACTTTACAGACCATTCTCAGTTGAAAAATTAATAGCTGCTATTCCAAGCACTGTTAAGAAAATCGCTGTTTTAGATAAGACTAAAGAACCAGGTGCTGACGGAGAACCATTATACTTAGATATTAGAAATGCATTCTACGGAAAAGAAAATGCTCCTGTTATAATTGGCGGAAGATTTGGTTTAGGATCAAAAGATCCAAATCCAGCTCATATTGCTGCTGTTTATGATAACTTAGCAAAAGCTGAACCAAAGAATGGATTCACTATAGGAATAGTTGATGACGTTACAAATACTTCATTAGAAGTAACTGAAGATATAGATGCTACTCCAGAAGGAACTACAGCTTGTAAGTTCTGGGGATTAGGATCAGATGGTACTGTTGGAGCAAACAAGAGTGCTATAAAGATCATTGGAGATCATACAGACATGTATGCTCAAGGATACTTCTTCTATGATTCAAAGAAATCAGGCGGAATTACAGTATCTCACTTAAGATTTGGTAAGAAGGCAATTAAGTCTCCATACTTAATCAACAAAGCAGATTTCGTATCTTGTTCTAATCAATCATACGTTCATAAATATAACGTATTAGAAGGATTAAAACCAGGAGCAACTTTCTTATTAAATACTATCTGGACTCCAGAAGAATTAGAAGAAAAGTTACCTGCTTCATATAAGAGATTTATGGCAAACAACAACATTAAGTTCTACACTTTAAATGCTGTTGCTATAGCTCAAGAAATAGGTCTTGGTGGAAGAATCAACATGATAATGCAATCAGCTTTCTTCAAGCTAGCTAACATTATCCCAGTTGAAGACGCTGTTAAATACTTAAAAGACTCAGTTGTAACTTCTTATGGTAAGAAGGGTGAAAAAGTTGTTAATATGAACAACGCAGCAATCGATAAGGGTGTTGAATCTATCGTTGAAATCAAACTTCCAGAAGCTTGGAAGACTGCTAAAGACGAAGAAGTAGCTCCACTTAAGAATGCTTCAGAATTCGTTAAGAATATAGTTGTTCCAATGAACAGACAAGAAGGAGATTCTCTTCCAGTTTCTGCTTTTGTTGGAATGGAAGATGGTACATTTGAAGCTGGTACTGCAGCCTTCGAAAAGAGAGGAATCGCAGTTAACGTTCCTGAATGGGATGCTGAAAAATGTATTCAATGTAACCAATGTTCATTAGTATGTCCACATGCTGCTATCAGACCAATATTATTAAATGAAGCAGAAAAGAATGCTGCACCTGCTAATGCAACAATAGTTGATGCTAAAGCTCTTAAGAGTGAAGAAAAATTATTCTACACTATGGCAGTAGCACCACTTGATTGTTCAGGTTGTGGAAACTGTGCTCAAATTTGTCCTGCACCAGGAAAAGCATTAGTTATGAAACCACAAGAAAGCCAACACAATCAAATTGAAGTTTGGGATTACTTAGTAGATGAAGTATCAACTAAAAAGAACCCAATGAATAAGAATACAGTAAAAGGTAGCCAATTTGAGCAACCATTACTTGAATTCTCAGGAGCTTGTGCTGGTTGTGGAGAAACTCCATACGCTAAGCTTATAACTCAATTATTTGGAGATAGAATGATGATCGCTAATGCAACTGGATGTTCATCAATCTGGGGTGGATCTGCACCTTCAACTCCATACACTAAGAATAAAGAAGGACATGGTCCAGCTTGGGCTAATTCATTATTCGAAGATAATGCTGAATACGGATTAGGTATGTTCTTAGGAGTAAGAGCTATAAGAGAAAGAATCCAAGAAAGAGCAGAAGCTGCTATAGCTGCAAATGATCCAGCTAAAGCTGAATTACAAGATTGGTTAGAAAATATGAACGAAGGTGCTGGAACTAGAGATAGAGCTGCTAAATTAGTTGCTGCTTTAGAAAAATCTGGTACAGAAGCTGCTAAAGAAATTTTAGCTGAAAAAGACTACTTCGTTAAGAGATCTCAATGGATCTTCGGAGGAGACGGATGGGCTTACGACATCGGATACGGTGGAGTTGACCACGTACTTGCTTCAGGAGAAGATGTAAATGTATTTGTATTTGATACAGAAGTTTACTCAAACACAGGTGGACAATCTTCTAAATCTACACCAACAGCTGCAATAGCTAAATTCGCTGCTGCAGGTAAGAGAACTAAGAAGAAAGACCTTGGAATGATGGCTATGACTTACGGTTACGTATATGTAGCTCAAATCAATATGGGAGCTGATAGAAATCAAGTTCTTAAAGCTATTGCAGAAGCAGAAGCTTACAAGGGACCATCATTAATCATAGCTTATGCTCCATGTATAAACCATGGAATTAAGCTTGGTATGAGCAACAGCCAATTAGAAGCTAAGAGAGCAACTGAATGTGGATACTGGGCAATGTACAGATTTAACCCAGAATTAAAGGGAACTAAGAACCCATTCACATTAGATTCTAAAGCTCCAACTGCTGACTTTAAAGAATTCTTAATGGGTGAAGTAAGATACGCTTCACTTGCTAAAGCATTCCCAGAAGCTGCAGAAGCATTATTTGAAAAGACTTATACTGATGCTATGGAAAGATTAGAAGGATACAAGAAATTAGCTGAATAG
- a CDS encoding DUF1292 domain-containing protein produces the protein MDKDLEKCGCGEHDTCGCGGHDHDHEGCGCGDHDHEGCGCGCGEEESFVVDLEDDNGNVVSCPIVDAFEVEEKEYVLAENAEDGSMYLFRVDGEELVVPDEEEFDRVSAYYQESVESEE, from the coding sequence ATGGATAAAGATTTAGAAAAATGTGGATGTGGAGAACACGATACTTGTGGATGCGGTGGACACGATCATGATCATGAAGGTTGTGGATGTGGAGATCATGACCATGAAGGTTGTGGATGCGGATGTGGAGAAGAAGAATCTTTCGTTGTAGATTTAGAAGACGATAACGGAAATGTAGTTTCATGTCCAATCGTTGATGCGTTCGAAGTTGAAGAAAAAGAATATGTATTAGCTGAAAATGCTGAAGATGGTTCAATGTATCTTTTTAGAGTTGATGGAGAAGAACTTGTAGTTCCTGATGAAGAAGAATTCGATAGAGTATCAGCTTATTATCAAGAATCAGTAGAATCAGAAGAATAA
- a CDS encoding pyridoxal phosphate-dependent aminotransferase, with protein MELSKKAENISPSITLEITAKAKALKNEGIDVVSFGAGEPDFNTPQNIINAAIKAMEEGKTKYTPAGGILELKEVICKKFKKDNNLEYKTNQITISTGAKQCLANVFMAILNPGDEVLIPVPYWVSYPELVKLADGVPVFVETVKENNYKYTIEDLEKCVTNKTKAILLNSPNNPTGTIYHEEELKEIASFAKKHDMFIVSDEIYEKLIYDNEEHISIASLSEDAYKRTIVINGVSKTYAMTGWRLGYVAADEKVTKLMTSIQSHMTSNVNSITQYAAIEAISGPEEELGKMVKEFENRRNFMLDKLSKINELSVLRPNGAFYIMVNIEKYLNTTFKGNSITNSVEFSKVLLEEEKVAVIPGSGFGLENYIRLSYATSMDIIEKGIDRLSIFLSKIK; from the coding sequence ATGGAGCTATCTAAAAAAGCAGAAAATATTAGTCCATCAATTACTTTGGAAATTACAGCAAAAGCAAAGGCATTAAAAAATGAGGGTATAGATGTGGTTAGCTTTGGAGCAGGGGAACCTGATTTTAATACACCACAAAATATTATTAATGCTGCCATAAAAGCTATGGAGGAAGGTAAGACAAAATATACTCCAGCAGGCGGAATATTAGAATTAAAAGAAGTTATATGTAAAAAGTTTAAAAAAGATAACAATTTAGAATATAAAACAAATCAAATAACCATATCTACTGGTGCAAAACAATGTTTAGCAAATGTATTTATGGCAATTTTAAACCCAGGCGATGAAGTACTTATTCCTGTACCTTATTGGGTAAGTTATCCTGAACTTGTTAAATTAGCAGATGGGGTGCCAGTTTTTGTAGAAACTGTAAAGGAAAATAATTATAAATACACAATAGAAGATTTAGAAAAATGTGTTACTAACAAAACAAAAGCAATATTATTAAATAGTCCTAATAATCCAACAGGAACTATTTATCATGAAGAAGAGCTTAAAGAAATAGCAAGCTTTGCTAAAAAACATGATATGTTTATAGTTTCAGATGAAATATATGAAAAATTAATATATGATAATGAAGAACATATTAGTATAGCAAGTTTAAGTGAAGATGCTTATAAAAGAACAATAGTAATAAATGGAGTATCAAAAACATATGCTATGACTGGATGGAGACTTGGATATGTGGCTGCTGATGAAAAAGTAACTAAACTTATGACAAGTATTCAAAGTCATATGACATCAAATGTAAATTCAATTACTCAATATGCAGCAATAGAAGCTATTAGTGGACCAGAAGAAGAGTTGGGAAAAATGGTAAAAGAGTTTGAAAATAGAAGAAACTTTATGCTAGATAAATTAAGCAAAATAAATGAGCTCTCAGTGTTAAGACCTAATGGTGCATTTTATATAATGGTTAATATAGAAAAGTATCTAAATACAACTTTTAAAGGGAATTCTATAACAAATTCAGTTGAATTTTCAAAAGTACTTTTAGAAGAAGAAAAAGTGGCTGTTATACCAGGTAGTGGTTTTGGGCTAGAAAATTATATAAGACTATCATATGCAACATCAATGGATATAATAGAAAAGGGAATAGATAGATTATCTATATTCTTAAGTAAAATAAAGTAA